AGGGGCCCAAGAACCAGCCGCGTCATGTCGGAATGTCTACCACCCGTTCGCCCGGCGCAACCCGGCCGTCGAGCGACGGGGCGGGTCCGTCGGACGGCGGCCCGGCCGACGGAGGGTCGGTCGGCTGCCGGCGCGGTCGCTCGGCGGTGACGACCAGGCCGACACCGAGCACGACGACGGCACCACCCATGACGACGGCCGCCGTGATCGGCTCGGAGAGCACGAGGGCCCCGAGGACGACGGCGACGACCGGGTTGACGTAGGCGTAGGTCGCGGTCAGCGAGATCGGGGCGTTCTGCAACAGCCAGACGTAGGCCGAGAAGGCCACGATAGAGCCGATGACGACCAGGTAGGCGAGCCAGGCCCAGGCCGCGCCGGCGACGTCACCGAGGGCCAGGTCGTCGGCCTCGCCGGACGCGAGCCCCGCGACGAGCAGCGCGGCCCCGCCGGCGAGCATCTCCCACGCCGTCGCGACGAACGCGTCGCCGGGCAGGGGGATGCGGGAGGACAG
This genomic window from Actinomycetes bacterium contains:
- a CDS encoding EamA family transporter, which produces MWIALVTVYLVWGSTYLAIRVVVETAPPLLAMGVRFLLAGLLLGIVLAVRKGPRTLRVRPRQLGAAATVGLLLLLGGNGGVAVAEQTVPSGIAALLVAATPLWLVCLRFAARDRPAPLSLLGTVVGFVGIAVLVRPGASLGEGVETWGLVTVVGAAASWALGSFLSSRIPLPGDAFVATAWEMLAGGAALLVAGLASGEADDLALGDVAGAAWAWLAYLVVIGSIVAFSAYVWLLQNAPISLTATYAYVNPVVAVVLGALVLSEPITAAVVMGGAVVVLGVGLVVTAERPRRQPTDPPSAGPPSDGPAPSLDGRVAPGERVVDIPT